The following are encoded together in the Astyanax mexicanus isolate ESR-SI-001 chromosome 8, AstMex3_surface, whole genome shotgun sequence genome:
- the asip2b gene encoding agouti-signaling protein 2b isoform X1 — protein MAGRYGLSLGFCLVLLVLHSAAETHKKHENDAAHHHSAPSGATAGARNQDKPKRLFARTRYLPTKQLHVQRPKPETVGAAPVPVRRCAGLMESCSGHVPCCDSCASCHCRLFNTICHCWRLGNCTKKT, from the exons ATGGCGGGGAGGTACGGGCTCAGTCTGGGGTTCTGTTTGGTTCTGTTGGTTCTTCATTCCGCCGCAGAAACgcacaaaaaacacgaaaacgaCGCGGCTCACCATCACTCTGCCCCCTCCGGAGCTACAG CAGGAGCACGGAATCAGGACAAACCGAAGCGCCTCTTCGCCAGGACGCGCTACCTGCCCACAAAGCAGCTCCACGTGCAG AGACCCAAGCCTGAGACTGTGGGTGCGGCACCCGTGCCGGTGCGCCGCTGTGCCGGCCTGATGGAGAGCTGCTCTGGACACGTTCCATGCTGTGATTCCTGCGCCTCCTGCCACTGTAGACTGTTTAACACCATCTGCCACTGCTGGAGGCTGGGAAACTGCACCAAAAAGACTTAA
- the asip2b gene encoding agouti-signaling protein 2b isoform X2, producing MAGRYGLSLGFCLVLLVLHSAAETHKKHENDAAHHHSAPSGATGARNQDKPKRLFARTRYLPTKQLHVQRPKPETVGAAPVPVRRCAGLMESCSGHVPCCDSCASCHCRLFNTICHCWRLGNCTKKT from the exons ATGGCGGGGAGGTACGGGCTCAGTCTGGGGTTCTGTTTGGTTCTGTTGGTTCTTCATTCCGCCGCAGAAACgcacaaaaaacacgaaaacgaCGCGGCTCACCATCACTCTGCCCCCTCCGGAGCTACAG GAGCACGGAATCAGGACAAACCGAAGCGCCTCTTCGCCAGGACGCGCTACCTGCCCACAAAGCAGCTCCACGTGCAG AGACCCAAGCCTGAGACTGTGGGTGCGGCACCCGTGCCGGTGCGCCGCTGTGCCGGCCTGATGGAGAGCTGCTCTGGACACGTTCCATGCTGTGATTCCTGCGCCTCCTGCCACTGTAGACTGTTTAACACCATCTGCCACTGCTGGAGGCTGGGAAACTGCACCAAAAAGACTTAA